In Bombus terrestris chromosome 6, iyBomTerr1.2, whole genome shotgun sequence, a single window of DNA contains:
- the LOC100646090 gene encoding lipase member H-A-like precursor yields MLKYKTFAYLYLLFYLIHKDVIDAVICDVEDTLHVSRKIRLKIYKGNSSYFSSTESMVMNPGNIADDILPDRDSILYIHGFLENTEAENVRVIIRAYLDKGDVNVIVLDWGEIAFNINYVYVSSQVVTIAKAVAESLKKLVDLIDLDTLHVIGHSLGAHIAGNIGRYANINLSRITGLDPALPLFYPSTCHVRSTDAEAVVILHTDGGFYGTATNTGTIDFYVNGGSSVQPGCPIIFGGEFCSHQRSTRIYAESLLNPKAFPAHKCLNEIADTEEVYFGDSTPKDIYGTYCFNTNAKPPYGKTI; encoded by the exons ATGTTAAAGTACAAAACATTCGCTTATctgtatttattgttttatttgattCATAAAGACGTTATCGACGCGGTAATAT GTGATGTGGAAGATACGTTGCATGTCAGTAGAAAAATTCGCCTGAAGATTTACAAAGG TAACAGCTCTTACTTCTCATCCACCGAGAGCATGGTTATGAATCCAGGAAACATTGCAGACGACATATTGCCTGACCGAGACAGTATCCTTTATATACATGGATTCCTGGAGAATACGGAAGCAGAGAACGTTCGGGTAATAATTAGAG CCTACCTGGACAAGGGAGACGTGAACGTCATTGTACTGGATTGGGGAGAAATagcatttaatattaattacgtttACGTGTCCAGCCAAGTTGTCACAATAGCGAAGGCAGTTGCTGAATCCCTAAAGAAACTCGTCGATCTGATCGATTTAGACACGTTGCACGTGATTGGGCATTCTTTGGGCGCTCACATAGCTGGAAATATCGGCAGATACGCGAATATCAATCTTAGTCGAATAACGG GCTTAGATCCAGCGCTTCCGTTGTTTTATCCTTCTACGTGTCACGTCAGATCAACCGACGCCGAAGCCGTTGTTATCCTTCACACTGATGGTGGATTTTATGGGACAGCTACCAACACGGGAACTATTGACTTTTACGTAAACGGGGGCTCCAGTGTTCAACCTGGTTGTCCTATAATCTTCGGTGGAG AATTCTGCAGCCATCAAAGGTCTACCCGAATATATGCGGAGTCTCTATTGAATCCGAAAGCGTTTCCGGCGCATAAGTGTCTTAACGAAATTGCGGATACCGAGGAAGTCTATTTTGGAGATTCGACACCAAAGGACat ATACGGAACATACTGTTTCAATACCAACGCCAAACCTCCGTATGGCAAAACTATTTAA